Part of the bacterium genome is shown below.
CTCCCCTCGCCCCAGGCGGTAGCCCACGCTATAGTTGCGGCTCTTGGGGCTGGAGCAGGAGAGGAGGAGGTCGCCCAGGCCGGAAAGGCCCTTGAAGGTCTTTCCCTTTGCGCCGGCGGCCTTTCCGAGTCGGGCTATCTCGACTAGGGCGCGGGTGATGAGCGCGGCGCGGATGTTGTCCCCCAGCCCCAGGGCGTCTATGGCCCCGGCGGCGATGGCGAAGATGTTCTTCATCGAACCGCCGATGTCGGCGCCGATGGGGTCGTTGGAGGTGTAAAGGCGGAGGCGGTCGGAGGAGAGCTTCTGCTGAATCCAGTTGGCGGCGGCCTTGGAGCGGCTGGCGATGACGGCGGCGGCGGGGAGTCCCTGGGCCACCTCCTCGGCGAAGTTCGGACCCGAAAGCACGCTGAGGCGCTTGTGGAACCGGTCGGGGAGCACCTCCTCGGCCAGCTCGGTCATCGTCTGGTGGCTGGTGCGCTCGATGCCCTTGGCGGCGTTGACGACGATGGCGCCCTTCCGGAGGTGCGGCTTGAATCGGGTGATGACGTCGCGGGCGAACTGGGTCGGCCCCATGGAGAAGACCGCCCCTGCGCCGCGCGCCGCCTCGGCTATGTCCTCGGTGATGGATACCGAATCGGGCAGCCGCGCGCCGGGGAGGTAGTCCACGTTCTCCCGGTGCAGCAAGAGCTTGGCGGCCAGGGCGGGGGTATGGGCCCAGAGGGTGACCGGGACGCCCGCGTAATCGAAGGCGATGGCCAGGGCGGTGCCCCAGCTACCGGCGCCCATGACGGCGATTTTATTCGGCAGCTTCATCTCCCCGTGGGAGCGGCGCGCCGACGGGTTGGGGTGAGGGGTAAAAGCGGTCCCCTCTCCCTTTTAGGGAGAGGGCTAGGGTGAGGGTCGGGGTAGGGAACGTAAAAGCGGCGGGGTTGGGAATCCCCGCCCTACACTAAAACGCATGTGCTGGATGGCAAACGGGCGGGTGTGGACGCCCGCCCCTTGTACCACTTCCCGCTTGCCTAATAAAAGAGCTATACTGTACTCGGATTTTGTACGGCAGAGAAAGGAGTTGAGATGAAAGTGCAGCTGACCGCCGTTTTCCAGAAAGTGCCGGAAGGCTACATAGCCTTCGTGGAAGAGATTCCCGGCGCGAACACCCAAGGCGCAACCCTCGAAGAAGCCAGGGAGAATCTTCTAGACGCGGTTCGGTTGTTGCTGGAATGCTACCGGGACGAAGCAGAAAAACGATTGGAGAATACCGAAGTTATACGGGAACCCTTGCAACTGACGGCATGAAACGCCAAGGACTGATCCAGCATTTAATCCGGTCCGGGTGCCGCCTGAAACGTGAGGGTAGTAAGCACAGCGTATTCATGAATGTTGCGACTGGAAAAATGTCCACGGTTCCCAGGCACTAGGGAGATCAGTGATAAATTAGCGAAGAAAATATGTAATGACCTGGGGATTCCAAGGCCGTGAACGAGAACCATGTAAAGACGACCGGCCCCGCGGCCGGTTTTTTACGTGCTGACGGTTGGGCGAAGAGGTGAAGTCGTCCCGCGGTCCCCTCCCCCCTCTGGGGGGAGGGATAGGGTGGGGGGTAAAACGGCGGGGATAGGAACCGAGCGCAGCGAGCTATGCCCCTGGCAAATCCCCGCCCTACATCATCGCAATTTACGAGGAACGGGCCGGTGTTAGGGTCGGACGGCGGCCTTTGGGGCCGCCCTACTCTTTGAGGCGGGCGTCGAGGCTGGGCCGGCAGCCGCAGTAGCGCTGTCGGTAGATGCCGAGCCGCCGGGCCCGGCTCTGGCCCCGGGCGAAGAGCGGCCGCCAGTCGCGGTAGAGGAACCGGGCCCCGGTCTCGGCGGCCACCTTTTCGGCGACGCTCTTTATCAAGTCGTGGCGCTGATAGCGGGAGAAGAGGAGGGTGGTGGTGAAGGCGGCGCCGGACTCGGCGGCGAGACGGGCCGTCGGAAGGAGGCGCAGGCGGTAGCAGTAGCCGCAGCGCTCGTCGGAGGGCTCGGCCGCGGGGGGCGAATAGTCCGGCGCGCCCAGGCGCACCAGGGAAAACCCCTCGACCCGGACGACGGTGCCCAGGGCGTCCAGGCGGCGGTCGTGCTCCCGAGTCGGCTCGATGTTCGGATTGATCCACACGCCGAGCACGTCGTGCCCCTCGCCGCGCAGTTCGCGGAGCGGCTCCAGGATGCAGACGCCGCAGCAGATGTGGATGAGAACGTCCATCGGGGCGAGTTTACCGCCGCGGGGCGCGCCTTGACAAGACCCCGGGGCGCCTTTAATCTAGCCGAAACGTCAACGCGGGAGTCTGACGGATGCGCCGGATCGTAACGCTGGTCTTTGTCCTCGTTCTCGTCATGGCCGCAAACGCCGGAGAGGCCGAGGACGCCCTTGCCCGGCACCGCGAATCCATCGGTGTGGACGCCCGCTGGGAATCGCTCGAAACCATCCGCTACTCGGGGACCATCGCCTCGGGCGGGATGGAGGGCGTGAGCGACATCCTGGTGGTCCTGCCGCCGGAGAAGCCCGCGGTGAACGCCGACGGGACCTGCGACGCCGGGGACTTCATCCGGGGGATTTACTACCGCAGCGAGGTCACCCTCGGGCCGCTCCACGAGCTGGTGCTCATCACTCCCGAGGGGGGCTGGATCGCCGCGTCCAACGGCGAGGTCCGGGAGCTGGCCGGCGTAGAGCTCGCGGACTATACCGCCTCCCTCGTCATGGACGCCCTCCTCTACTGCCACCCCGACCCGAGCCTTTTTTCCGTGACCTGGGCCGGCGTGGAGGAGGTGGACGGCGCGCCCTGCGACGTGCTGGACTACGGCCCCGTGGAGGGCGGGTTACCCTTCCACCCCCGGCGCTATTTCCTGGACTCCGGCGACGGCTCCCTGCGCCGCATCACCTCCGAGCTGGACGGAGTCGTCCACGTCACGACCTGCTCGGATATTCGCGATTTCTCCGGCCTCCGGTTGCCCAGCCGCTTCCACACCACCCTCACCGGGCTGCCCCTCGTCATTGACCAGACGCTGGAGGAGGTGGCCTTCAACGAGCCGGTGGACCCGACCCTCTTCCTCCCGCCGGTGGCGGAGCGCCTGGTGTTCCCGGAGGGTGTGGACCGGGTCCGGGTAGCCGTGGAGTTCACCGGCGACGCCATTTTCGTCCCGACCCTGGTGAACGGTGAGCCGGTGTGGATGATTCTGGACAGCGGGGCCACGATGAGCGCGCTTTCCACGCCGGTGGCCGAGGAACTGGGCATCGTCCCGGTCGGCACCGGGGCGGGGGTCGGGACCGGCGGCCTGGGCGAGGTCGGCATCCTCGAGGCCGAGAGCCTGACCATCGGCGGCCTGACCTTCGAGGAGCCGACCCTGGCGACGGCGGACCTCTCCGGGTTCGGCCGGCACTTCGGCCGGGAATGGGGCGGCATCCTGGGCTACGAGCTCTTCGCCCGGACCGTGGTCGAGATAGACTACGCCCAGTCCGCGCTCACCATCTACGACCCCGAAACCTACCGGCCGCCGGAGCCCGAGCCCGGCGTCACCGAGATTCTGCCGCTCCGGCTGGACGAGGGCATATCCGCGGTGGAGGCGGAGCTCGACGGCGTCCGGGGCTACTTCGCCCTCGACCTGGGGAACCTGAACTACACCACGGTGTACCGCCCGGCGGTGGAGGAGTACGGCCTCGAGGAGCGCTACCCGGACTGGCGGCCGCAGTTGGTGAGCGGATTCGGCGGGGCGAACTTCCACCGGCTGGTGAAGTCGGGCGAGCTGCGTCTGGGGTCGGTGAGCGTCCCCGAGCCGCTGGTGGTGCTGTCCGGCGAGACGGAAGGGGCGCTGGCCCGCACCCGGGAGATGGGGAACATCGGGCAGGACGTTTTTCGGCGCTTCCGGCGGGTGACGCTGGACTACCCCGACGGGCGGCTGATTCTCGAGGTGGGCCCCGACGGTCTCGGGGAAGGCGTTCCCACCAACCGCCTCGGCTTCACCGCGGCGGGGGGCGAGGTTATCGTCGTCTGGGAAAATTCCCCGGCGGAGCGGGCGGGGCTCCTCGCGGGCGACGTCATCCTGGCCCTCGACGGTGCGCCCTTAGTAATCTTCAGCGCCATTGATCTCATCGAGTGGTCCGCGGCCGAGCCGGGCACGGAGAGAACCCTGGCCGTCCTGCGCGACGGAGAAACGCTCGACATCCACCTGACGACCGAGGACCTCTGGTGATGAACCGATGACGCGAAAGAAGTTCCGACGGAAGGCCCTTTTATTCCCGCTCGTCCTGGCGGTCGCGTCGGCGTGGCTTTCGGGGTGCGAGGGAACCGGCGACGCCGGAGCCCGGTGGGACGTCCACCAGCGGCTCGTCCTGGGGCGGGGGGAGCTTCCCCGCGCCGGGAGCCTCATCTTCACCACGACCGCCCTGGGATACCTCACCGAGTCGGAGCTCCGGTACCGCCTCGCGGAGGACGGCACTCTGGGGGGTTTCCGCACCATCCCGCTCAGCGGCCCGGACCAGGGGCAGGTCGTCTGGACGCCGGACGGGGGATGGGAGAAGACCACGGGTGGCGCCGTCCGCCGTCTCTCCCCCCGCGAGAACGAGGAGGCGGCGATAAACGCCCTCTTCCTGAGCGGGGCTTACCTCGCGCTCACTCCCTCCTTCGGACCGGAGGGCGAGGTGATTCTGAACTGGTACGGGGCGCGGCTCAGGCTCACCCTGGAGCCCGACGGGCGCCTGTCCGGGACCGAGGTGTCCTACGACGAACGCATCTGGTACGCGGGTTTCGGCGAGCCGGACGACGGTGTGCCGCACCTCTCCCGCACCGTCTCCGTGAACCCCGCCGATTCCCCCGCCTACGAGCTCGACCGGGGGGCGTTCCGGGAGCTGGACCCCGGTGAGGTTGACCTGACCCCGCCCGAGCCCTCGGGCCTGGTCTATGACTATGACGCGGAGCGCACCATTCCTCTGCGCCTGGCGGGCGGCATGCTCCTGGCGCCGGTGACCGTGGGCGGCCTCGAGCTGGAGCTCGCGGTGGATTCCGGCGCGGCGATAAGCTACCTCCGGCCCGACGTCGCTGAAAAACTCGGGCTCGTTCCCGTCGGCGAGAGCCTGGTCGTCTCCCTGGGCAACGACGCCACGGGGCACGGCGTGGCCGTGGTGGACGGGCTCGTAATCGGGCCGGTGACCCTCGAGGGGCAGGCGGTGGTCATCGGAGAGCCGTCGCTTCTGTTGAGCCTCGTCGCCCCCTTCGACGGCCTCATCGGCTACGACCTTCTGGGACAGGTTCCGGCGCGGCTGGACGTGGAGTCCGGCACCCTGGAGCTCCTGCCGCCGGATGCGGAGCCCGCGGTCCCGCCGGGGGCGGTGGTGGTCCCGATACACCTGCCGGGGCGGCTGCCGCAGCTCCCGGGCGAGCTGGAGGGGGCGGGCGGCCTTTCCTTCATCCTGGATTCGGGGTCGCCCCTGGAGCTTCTGGTCCTGCCCCGCAGCTCGGGTTGGTTGATGGACCTCTCGGGGGCGCCGCCCGGGGATTACACATTCATGAGCCTGGCGGGGCTGGGTGGGATTATGGGGGCGCTGCTGCGGGAGGCGGATTACTACCTCGTCGGCGCTCGAGCGGCGGAGGGAGAGCGCCCCTCGTTCTGGCGGGTGGACGGCCCCCGGGTGACCTACGCCCTGGGCGAGGCCGGGGGGCCGCTGTCCTCCATGGACGCCGACGCGCTGCTGGGGCTGCCCTTTCTCGTTCGCTTCGCCGCCGTGACCTTCGATTACCCCCGGGAGCGGTTGATTCTGGAGCCGCGGGCGGAGGCGGGTCTGGCCGAATAGGCGGAGCTTGGGCGGACAGGGCAGTCGGCCATGTGATAAAGCGCCCTGACTCTAACGTAGGGGCGGACCTTCAGGTCCGCCCGTTTTTTAACAATGAGCTTACTTATCGAGTCGGTTTGGAAGTGAAGTGTTTCCCTCTACAACCTGGGAGGCCACAACCCTTCACGTTCAAGCCTGATTGCTATAACCATTGGGGAAACACCGAACTCGCCGCAAATTTTCTTGCTAGCCAGTTCTTTAAAGTATTCGATATTATCGGCGACAAGAGGTCGTTGATCTGACGGAATGGAACTTATTAACTTGTCTAATCTTTCTTTAAGTAAGTCTCTAGGCACTAACAAACGCCCTGCAAATTCATTGGCTTGAAACTCAAAACGTAAATACGCTTCATCTTGCTCTGCATCCAAGAATTCCAGATAATCATCTATCGTTTGCAGACTTAGCTCTTCAAGAATGCTCCGGTGAAGGACGAAGTGTCCTAATTCATGAGCGAAAGTGAAACGAAGACGGTTTTCGTTGCGGTCATCCATATACCTTTTCCAATTAACACATAACTCGTTTCTGTTTAAGATGATACAGCAATCGAAAATCTCGGGCATATCCGTTGTTGGTACAATGTGCATACCGGATTTTTCGCATATCAGATCACTGTCAATTGGTAAGCTCTCGTTCTCCCGGTATGTGGTTCGAATATGTTCAGCCCTCTCCCAAAGCTCTTCCTTTCTGATAAAGGGACAGATGATTTGAAAGCTCATTTATGTGCCTCCTTTATGCTTTCCAGCAGTTGAATTACCTCTTGTTTGGTGGGTTTTACGTTGTCAATGGTCCGGAAAAAGGCGGGGAGCAACCCGACGAGATCCTTATCCTGCATCACATACTCGGGAATCTCTCCCCGGTCAACATGAGCTAGATCAGAGAGTTCTTGCCATTTTGGTGAACCAACTTCTATCTGCAACAAACCTGCTACCCGCTCCAGGAATACCTCATCCTTGGGCGGCGGAAGAATCCCGCGTTCGACTTTGCTCCAGTTGCTGGGATCCAGTTCCAGCTTTTGGCAAAATCGGCGTAGACTCAGATCCAACGCCAATCTTTGTGCTTTTACATAGTCACCGAACATAGCTCCTCCATTACTATGCTGTTCAGTTTAAGTATCCGTGGTAGATTTTATACCACATTTAAATAAATTTCAAGAAAAAACGGAACCCGGTTTGGGTTCCGTTTAACTTCGAGGTGTCTTGCTGCTACCGGCTGATGACCAGGCGCTGGTTCAGGGTTTTGCCGTCGGTCACCAGGCGGACGATGTAGGCCCCCGAGGCGATTCCCGAGGCGTCCCAGGCAATCTCGTGCCGCCCGGCGGCGAGCTCGGTGTCCGTCAGCGTGGCCACGCGGCGCCCGGCGAGGTCGTACACCGCCAGAGAGGCGCGGCCGTCAACGGCGAGGCTGAAAGCGAAGGTCACCTCGCCCGAGGCGGGGTTCGGGAAGGGCGCGTTGAACTCGGTCGTCCGCGAGCCGGCCTCGGCGTCGTAGTGGAACTCGACCGGTCCGAAGAGGGACAGGGTCCCGTCGGTGTCGGTGGCCTTGAGGTAGTAGAGGTAGTCGCCGCCGGAGGTCACGTCCATGTCCAGGTAGCGGTAGTTGGAGCCGCCGCCGGGAATCGGCGTGGAGTTGAGCGAGATCAGCGGGTTGCGGTCGCCGGTCGCCAAGACCATGGAGTCAACCAGAACGCCGTCCTGGCGGTAAACGTCGAAACCGGCGGTGGTGTCGCCGTCGCCCAGTGTCCAGGACACCAGGGCGCCCGCGTCGGTGGACTCGACGGCGAAATTAACGAGCTCGATGCCCACATCGGGCGGCGAGACCTCGAAGTCGTCGAAGTAGAAGCCCTCGCGCTCGGTCGTCCCGTTGGAGTAGAAGTTGAAGCGGAACTGGCCGATGGTGCCGGCGTAATCGGTGAGGTCGAAGGTCTCCAGCATCCAGTCCTGCTGGGTGCCGTAGAAGACCTCCAGCTCGTCCCAGGCGCGGGTGTCGTCGCCGAACTCGAGCCTGCAGCCGTCGCCGGGAGCGATTTTGTAGAAGGCGTAGAAGTCGAGCTGCGGGGCGTCCAGGCCGACGAGAATCATCGGCGAGTAGATGTAGCAGTTCATGTGGGACTCGTAGTCCCCATCGTCCTCGCCGCCGCACTTCCAGGAGTTGACCGGCGTGTGGGAGCGGTAGTCCTCGATGTGCCAGAGGTCAACGTCACCCGAGTGGACCCAGTCGCCCTCGCCGCTCTCGATGTCGTCGTAGAAGCCGTACACGGAGCCCACGGTGACCGTGATGGGGAAGGTCTCGTGGATGTCGCCGTCCGCGGTGACGTCGCAGTTGAGGTAGAAGACGTAGGGGTCCTTGGCGAAGCTGGAAACGGTAATTTCGAAGGGGTTGGGACCCTCCGACTCCTGGTCAGGGTCGAGGCTGCCGTAGTCAATCTCGCCCACGGTGACTTCGATGTCCGCATCGTCGGAGGAGAGGATGGCGACCACGTTGGTGGCG
Proteins encoded:
- a CDS encoding helix-turn-helix transcriptional regulator, which gives rise to MFGDYVKAQRLALDLSLRRFCQKLELDPSNWSKVERGILPPPKDEVFLERVAGLLQIEVGSPKWQELSDLAHVDRGEIPEYVMQDKDLVGLLPAFFRTIDNVKPTKQEVIQLLESIKEAHK
- a CDS encoding aspartyl protease family protein, translated to MRRIVTLVFVLVLVMAANAGEAEDALARHRESIGVDARWESLETIRYSGTIASGGMEGVSDILVVLPPEKPAVNADGTCDAGDFIRGIYYRSEVTLGPLHELVLITPEGGWIAASNGEVRELAGVELADYTASLVMDALLYCHPDPSLFSVTWAGVEEVDGAPCDVLDYGPVEGGLPFHPRRYFLDSGDGSLRRITSELDGVVHVTTCSDIRDFSGLRLPSRFHTTLTGLPLVIDQTLEEVAFNEPVDPTLFLPPVAERLVFPEGVDRVRVAVEFTGDAIFVPTLVNGEPVWMILDSGATMSALSTPVAEELGIVPVGTGAGVGTGGLGEVGILEAESLTIGGLTFEEPTLATADLSGFGRHFGREWGGILGYELFARTVVEIDYAQSALTIYDPETYRPPEPEPGVTEILPLRLDEGISAVEAELDGVRGYFALDLGNLNYTTVYRPAVEEYGLEERYPDWRPQLVSGFGGANFHRLVKSGELRLGSVSVPEPLVVLSGETEGALARTREMGNIGQDVFRRFRRVTLDYPDGRLILEVGPDGLGEGVPTNRLGFTAAGGEVIVVWENSPAERAGLLAGDVILALDGAPLVIFSAIDLIEWSAAEPGTERTLAVLRDGETLDIHLTTEDLW
- a CDS encoding NAD(P)-dependent glycerol-3-phosphate dehydrogenase is translated as MKLPNKIAVMGAGSWGTALAIAFDYAGVPVTLWAHTPALAAKLLLHRENVDYLPGARLPDSVSITEDIAEAARGAGAVFSMGPTQFARDVITRFKPHLRKGAIVVNAAKGIERTSHQTMTELAEEVLPDRFHKRLSVLSGPNFAEEVAQGLPAAAVIASRSKAAANWIQQKLSSDRLRLYTSNDPIGADIGGSMKNIFAIAAGAIDALGLGDNIRAALITRALVEIARLGKAAGAKGKTFKGLSGLGDLLLSCSSPKSRNYSVGYRLGRGESLRDILAEMVHVAEGVPTTVAATALAERHKIELPITAEVFRMLYGEKSPADCVRDLMTRELKPE
- a CDS encoding type II toxin-antitoxin system HicB family antitoxin — encoded protein: MKVQLTAVFQKVPEGYIAFVEEIPGANTQGATLEEARENLLDAVRLLLECYRDEAEKRLENTEVIREPLQLTA
- a CDS encoding retropepsin-like aspartic protease, with the translated sequence MTRKKFRRKALLFPLVLAVASAWLSGCEGTGDAGARWDVHQRLVLGRGELPRAGSLIFTTTALGYLTESELRYRLAEDGTLGGFRTIPLSGPDQGQVVWTPDGGWEKTTGGAVRRLSPRENEEAAINALFLSGAYLALTPSFGPEGEVILNWYGARLRLTLEPDGRLSGTEVSYDERIWYAGFGEPDDGVPHLSRTVSVNPADSPAYELDRGAFRELDPGEVDLTPPEPSGLVYDYDAERTIPLRLAGGMLLAPVTVGGLELELAVDSGAAISYLRPDVAEKLGLVPVGESLVVSLGNDATGHGVAVVDGLVIGPVTLEGQAVVIGEPSLLLSLVAPFDGLIGYDLLGQVPARLDVESGTLELLPPDAEPAVPPGAVVVPIHLPGRLPQLPGELEGAGGLSFILDSGSPLELLVLPRSSGWLMDLSGAPPGDYTFMSLAGLGGIMGALLREADYYLVGARAAEGERPSFWRVDGPRVTYALGEAGGPLSSMDADALLGLPFLVRFAAVTFDYPRERLILEPRAEAGLAE
- a CDS encoding ImmA/IrrE family metallo-endopeptidase; translation: MSFQIICPFIRKEELWERAEHIRTTYRENESLPIDSDLICEKSGMHIVPTTDMPEIFDCCIILNRNELCVNWKRYMDDRNENRLRFTFAHELGHFVLHRSILEELSLQTIDDYLEFLDAEQDEAYLRFEFQANEFAGRLLVPRDLLKERLDKLISSIPSDQRPLVADNIEYFKELASKKICGEFGVSPMVIAIRLEREGLWPPRL
- a CDS encoding epoxyqueuosine reductase QueH, producing MDVLIHICCGVCILEPLRELRGEGHDVLGVWINPNIEPTREHDRRLDALGTVVRVEGFSLVRLGAPDYSPPAAEPSDERCGYCYRLRLLPTARLAAESGAAFTTTLLFSRYQRHDLIKSVAEKVAAETGARFLYRDWRPLFARGQSRARRLGIYRQRYCGCRPSLDARLKE